The genomic stretch aacggtttggatataacatatacctcatgatgggacctacagaacttggtgacgtcaacacatcatccgtgtcggtggtgtgcggtacgcCAGCCCATCTGCATCCCGTAAAAAGGGCTCGGTGCCCTTTTTTTTCGAAGGAGAGAGGGTTCCGGCTTttcggaaccctaaaatctctaccaAATCCATCATTTCGCCGAGATTATCTCCGAATTTCGACGAGAATTTCTCTGGATTTCGCGATTTCTTTGGATTTCGACGGATTTcgcccaaatctctcccaaatcagagattttgtTGCTACGATTCGAATGGCCCTTCAAATACAAGGCGATCTCCTCTATAGGTATCGAAATCTACTTgttgaaaggtttttttttttccgaataaTGAGTCTGTTTGTCGATTTCCGACAATAATGGAGGAGGAATATAgcgcgatatcgacgatatatcgtgcgatatctggattttgagatttttgtatCTTCCTAGCGTTATCGAACGGGTTTCGTCTCGTTGGGGgctgataacgataatatcggccgataatattgatatttcgaacactgcataGATGTAAGGCTTTAGTTAAATGCATGAAAAGGGATTCCTAAGAGCTTATTGATGTGGTTCAATCATGCACTAAGAAATGCATAAATGGTCTTGGTTAGGAAGGGACTTTGTCCTCCCTAAAAAGAGGACAAGAGGGAGACCTAAAAGGGACTTTGATAGAGGTCTTGAGACCAATGTTATCAAATGGCAAGGTGATCACGTGCGATCGTACAATTGCATAAGCGAtcgcatagttttttttttttttttggaaaaaaaatggacaGTTTGCGATCGTATAATCGCATATGCGGTCACTTTAtgcaatatgcgatcgcataccatCCATACGGCATATGCGACCATCGCATATGTTGTATGGATCGCATTATGCGATCGCTTTTGACAACATGGCTTGAGACGAGATATGAAGAACTTCTCACGCGCTAAAAACATGGCATTACATAGGAAGTTTTGGTGAAATAGGATTGGTACTATTGACCACAAATAGATGGGATAGGGCTatggtgatgatgttgcttttattGAGGTTGTGATGTAGGGGCATCTTGGTGCAATTCCAAGAATGCATTGTATCTCCACGCTAGGGGTGGGGTGGCTCACGAGGTGGTACCTATTGTGGGACCGTGCGATTCGAGGACCTATGCGATGTGGGGGCTGCCCACGGGGAGGACTCGCCTAGGTTTCCTAGGAGAACTTGAATATAGGGATAAATCGGAGCTCCTCCAATAGCTCTAGAGCTTTTGGTGCATTGGCCGGTTGTTCGCTATCAAAGTGGGAGCCCAGGGATCGAGTTTCCTTACTAGTGTGGGTGGATGATGCGGGGGCATCTTGGTGCAACTCCAAGAATGCACCGTATCTCCACATTGGTGGTGGGGTGGCCAACGAGGTGAGGCTTGTGAGATGCAGGATGGCCACGAGGTGGGACTCATGCAACACGGGGGTTGCCCATGGGGAGGACTTGCCTGGATTTGCCCGGGAGAAATAGAATATACGGATAAATCGGTGACGCGGGGGTTGCCCATGGGGAATACTCGCCTAGGTTTGCCTGGGAGAACTGGATTATAAGGATAATTCAATGCTCCCCCAACAGCTCTGGAGCCTTTGGTGCGTTAGCCGGTTGTCCACTATCAGGTTGTATTTGTCCTCTAGGCTGTTGGGAGCTCTTATGGCAATTCAAGAGTGCCCGACATTGGGGAGGTATCAAAGGATGAGCATGGTGCAATTACATCCACTGTTTTGGGGCCAATGTAGATAGAAAATTTAACAAGATGTTAAAATTGATGTGGAAATATTTGTCAGCTGAGTAGGAGGGTCATTTATGGTTGAGAGGACTTAGCTTTTGCATTTGCATGGGTGTCAAGAGAGTGCATCGCTTGGGAGTTTTTTCATCTGCTTTTTGAATGGCAACCAAATTttattcaaggaaaaaaaaaatgagatacaaatcctgataaaaaaaaaagggggatgtCAAGGAATCATCCAAACAAAGAGACCAAACACCCTTCAAAAAGGGCACCACATGCCATAAATGAGGGCCTGAAACAAGGAAACAAGACAACAGATTATAACTGGAACTATGTCTCCAAATtatcacaagtcacaactcatCCATTGCAACTAACCCACGTGGAGATCCCCCTGAAATCCAGAAGCAACAAGCCTCTCTTGGAGTTTAGCCTTTATTCTGAACAACATAATGCTCCAATCCAGATCTATAGATGTTTGCTTACATCAATCTCTATGGAGGCCAATTTTATTTCTGATGCTTTTCTTTGTATGGGGGACTCCTAATCACTCCTTTTCGGCCTTCCTAAAAAAAATATGACACTTCTATGCATATAATAACTCTTTGgttattttgcttaaaatccttCATCCCAGGGTACCGACTTTTAAATGTCTTTTGTATTTGGCGGACCAATTTGTGGACCTGTTCTGACCCTTATCCTAGCTAAGGTGTTCTAAATTGTCTGAGTGTCCCAATCATTCACCCCAGCTTGCCAACTTTGAAAAGAAGGTCCACATCTCTAAAGTTATATTGCAAGTTACCACTGTAGTCTGTCAACTAGCACTATAAGACACCTGCGCCCTTTCTCACCTTTTAGCCCTTGACTAAAAAAATCATGTTCTCTTGCAGGCTATATATATTATTGATCTTTTGATTACACCTTTTTATTTGTCGTTCTTATTCAAGCGGGGTTGGAAGAATGGGGATTTGCAACTTATATTCTTTCTTATGAGCTGGACTTGCTACAATTAATACATTTCTATTGAGGGAGGTGACTCTTCAGATCTCTCTTCCCTGCTTggattggaaaggaaatgaagtGGAACCTGCGATAGCAGGCATTTGCAGCTGCTGATGGCCTCTCCTTCATTTGTCCTAATGTATAGGAGATAAAGCTATTTGTGTGTGCTATTGACCCCTCtgaggagagagggatggacagTGCCGCCTCATTCCATTCAGGCAGGAATGGCAGTGAGCAACCGTCGTTAGCAGGGCATAAGTCGATATCAGCTGGGCCGGATCCATATCCTTTTTTTCAGatgaacaaatatatatatatattgaaagatgAAATTTATTAAGGCCAAAGGCCAAGAAAGCAACAAGAGAAaccagaaaaaatgaaaaaacaaaaggaaacaaACACAGGAAAGCGACAACCAGAAAAATCTAAGAACTACCCTTCACGGAGCCCACTCCCTGACATACAAAGCAACTTCGTTGGAGACCCGCAGGACAACACCCACAATTACAGAAGCAACGACTATTTCTCTCCAGCCACAATGCCCAGAAGGATGCCAGAAGGGCAACTCTCCATTTCTTCATGCCAAGAATAGCACCGTTGGAAGCGTGCTAATATCGAAAGAGGGCTTCGACTGACTCTGGCATCACTCAACTAATGTCAGCTGTCTTGAGAATGCTGGACTACACAATGCGAGAGAACAAACAATGAATGAATAGGTGGTCGGCCGATTCCTCCACACAAAGACACAACGGGCATCTGTTTGGAATGATCAGCGACTTTTGTGAATGCTGTCAATGGTAAGGATCGCCCTGCTAGCGATGCGAAAGCCAGCACTTTGGGAGTAACTCTGTAGGACCAGACATAGAAGGTGTGGCTGGTATCTTTACTGTAGAAGCAGACAGGATCGAGTAGAGAAATCAGACTGAGAACACACTGCTCCTAGAGTGAATCCAAACCAACGAGTCCTTTTCACCTTGAACAGGAGCAATCCCCTataagaaagaaaggagagaccGGAAATCACGTAATTCTGTTTCTGAAAGGTTTCTTCTGCAAGGGGGGAGCCAAACTTCCCCACTATCTTGAAAGCAAAAGCAGCTTGCAACAGAGATGTCATTGTGTGGAGAACAAATTAAAACTGAACCACTGTACAATTTGCAACTGCTGGCAATGGTTTGGTTGGCTACTCCTTTCCTTCCACTGTGGGATGGCAAGTTTCATATCTTGCGATAGCTTGATTCCCTCATCTCATCTCCCAACCATTGTGTAGCGTCTTTCTATTCTCTTTTGGAGAAGTTGTCCTCAGATCTATCTTTTGGCAACTAAACTGGAAGTTATTAGGACAGGACTATAGAATTGGATGCACTTGCCTGGTGATAACGACCTGCTGCttccaagaaaagaaaagaaaagaaaaagagaagggtaCAACAACAAAACTTTGTATGGTAACTCTCTAGTAGTTTTCTTCTTGAATGGTGATCCCAAGCCAGCTAAATTGCAAACAATAAGGATCGGCCTGAACCTTACTAAAGACCtcgtggatttttatttttattttttctggaaTCATCATTGAAGGCTATTCCAAGAATGCTGTGTTGCATTGGTTTGGGTTCTAAGCTGCTTCTGTGGAAGTGGCAGTTTATTGTAAATGAAACAAAGGGTTGATTTTCTttgcatttttgtttttatttaatcTTATTTCTTGAGAGGCTATCTTTCTGGCTGATTGCCTAGCCAATGGGGTAGGCCTCTTCTCATTGTATGTCAGAGATACCCATCCATCCACCTTTATGTATAGCATCTCCTTTTTCCCTTTTATGCAAATCCTTTGCTTTTCAAACACACATTTGTCCTTGAATGCATTTACAGATTCTACTGAATAGTCCTGTGGTGCACTGTTTTATGTTTCAGGAAGTGTTTATTAGTAGTCAaagctaaaaattaaaaaataaaaataaaaaataaaaataaaataaaaataaaatcagttcATACAATATTATTCTCTAGCAATAACTATCTTGATCTGTATTACAGGTGTATCACGTTATTATCATTTTGCGCCACTTAACTTTTTGGTTTGTGTAATATGAATTAACCACTTCATTGTCACAATACCTTTTGCACTTCTCTGTACCACGTGTTCATAGTGACAGATGTGAGAAAAATAACCCTGAAACATCCCCCTTTGTTGAGGGCTTATGCCCACATCTCAATGGTAGACACTGCTTGTTTCAATAATGAGGTCTAGGGTTCAAGCCCAGTGTACCTAGCAAATAAAAACCCTTGTTGAATGCTTTCAAACGAATTTTTTCTTACCAGATTTTAGCAGCTAATAGTTTTCTATTCATCAACAGGAAACTGTGCATGAGGGAAGATGGCCGGCAACAAGTTTGTATTGTTGGATTGCAGGAGTTTGAGGTTTCAGATGTACAGATCGTTAAAGAATTTATTGAGAAGGGGAATGCGGCAAGAAGTACAGGCTCAACTGGTGCCAATGAGGAATCTTCAAGGTCCCATGCTATTTTACAGCTTGTTATTAAGAAGCACAATGAGGTCAAAGAATCCAGAAGGCACAATGATGCAAACGAACCGAAGATTGGAAGGGTTGTTGGAAAGATCTCTTTTATTGATCTTGCTGGTAGTGAGCGCGGTGCTGATACCACTGATAATGATCGGCAGACCCGGTATGTATATTCCACTGatttttcatctctctctctctcatgttttaTGTATGTGTTGCCTATGATCTTCGAGCTGAGATCTTGGCTGGATCTCAGACATTCTGTGAATGATTGTGCCAGCCATTGATGCTTGAATTGGAAGCAATGAGCATGTTTAGGTCCTGTGTGGGTAATCGAGTCTTATGTGATGCTAGGAGTGAATTTTGGCAGTGAGAAGTTCTTATTGGTTTCTTGTTGCAGAATTGAGGGAGCAGAGATCAATAAGAGCCTTCTGGCACTAAAGGAATGTATCCGTGCTCTTGACAATGATCAGATTCATATCCCATTTCGTGGGAGCAAACTCACAGAGGTGCTTCGTGATTCTTTTGTTGGCAACTCGAGGACTGTCATGATTTCTTGCATTTCCCCAAATGCAGGCTCCTGTGAACATACACTTAATACCTTGAGATATGCTGATAGGTATGATCATTCCAATTTTGAACCAAAACTAATTTCATATATTTTTGCAGTGATGATGTAGAAGGCAAGTTTTAATAAATGACAACATTTGTGCAAATAGGGTTAAAAGCCTCTCTAAGAGTGGTAATGCTAAAAAGGATCCAGTCCCAGGTCCCACTGCTGGCAAGGAATCTTCATCAGCATCGTTGTTACCTGTTTCTGTGGAGTTAGAGGATCCTTTTGACCAAAACCAAGAGGTTAAAGTGGCTGATCCGAGTCGGAGAGTTGTAGAAAATTTCTCGTATAATTCTACTGCTGACTTTGATAGACACTCTTCCAGCTTCCCAGCGAATTACCCCTTTAACGGAAGGGAGGAAAGCGGGGCAACTTCTAGTTCTCTAGATCGGGAGAGGGTCGATGTGAAAAATAGCTTTGGAGGTTCGACTAGTAATAAACCATTTTCATCTGCTCAAAACTCATATGATACAGCAGAGGATGAGAAAGTGCAGAAGGTGTCCCCTCCTCGCAGAAAAGTTTCAAGAGAAGAAAAATCTGAAAAGCAGAGCAATTGGACTAAGAAAGATGGCATATCTGATCCTCCCACCATCAGTTACAAGCAACAGCCTATGTATGATTCTAGCTCGAACAATGTTGCACCAAAACAATATGAGCATGAACCTCGTACAAGTCATGATGGAGAAATCAATGCAATACTTGAGGTAGGTTTATTTTCAGTCCAAGCTTCTTTTctgtcatttcttcatttttctgtAGCCAGTTATCATAAGGCATTTTCTGTatgcaatgtttttttttttttctaaataaaaaaataaaaattatatatatatatatatatatatatatatatatataaaattaattttatttttatctttttttgagTTTGGAACTGTGTTCTTGCTTCACTTGTGTAGGAAGAAGAGGCTCTCATTTCAGCTCATAGAAAAGAAATTGAAGAGACGATGGAGATTGTGCGTGAAGTAAGCCTGTCCTACATCGGCTCTTTGCTACCTTTTTAATTCAAGATCACCATATGTTTCTCAATTACTAATGATGCATGACTTGTGGATTCTAACATATATTATTGATTGCAATTGATCTTCCTTCCATCCTCATTGCTTGTGGAATGATTGATTTCCAATGGATCTACTTTTGTGGCTGGAATGCTTTTATGATTTCCATGAGCAATGCTCCTCACTAAAGTGTCGTTTTTACTAACTGTACTGTTTTGCAGATTGCATTAGTATACAAACTATATTTGATCGTGGTGTTTCTCTTATCTAGAATGTTTATGTTAAATAACTCCGAGACATGGTTTCTTACTTCTTCGGAAACTGGTACATGATAGCACGGCAGCATTACTAGTTTGTGCATGAAGCTTTCTTTTCCATCTGCTGAATTTTACTTTATTGGACCCTTGGGTACGAATCTCTCAAGTCTAGGAACTACACCAACCATCTGGTGCGGGAAAATAATCTTGTTGATGGGGTTTGTCGAACTAAATTACAAAAATAGTTGTTGCAAAAATACATCGTTTTAGTTTGCAGTGTGGCCAATGCTGGAGGCAGTTTGCACAAGAGGTTCAAGAGTCAACTAACGGCACATGCCAATGTGGCGCAGGTGTGCAAGATCCAGTCATGTGTGCAGGATCAGCTGTCACGTCTACTTTGAATATAGGATGTTGgttacctttttttctttttctttttaaaccatccatcatcGTACACGTGGCCCAACTGACAAGCAAACTGTCCATCATCCTAGCAGCTACCACCTGATGACAGGATCTTGCACCTGTGCCatgaaattctctcttttttatccTTGAATGAATCACACCAGAACTGGTAATGGTCGCACACTATGATGTGGACACAGTGCATGATGAGGAAAACATGCAACACCTTCTGCACTGTTCATCTAGGGGTTCTCTGTTCAGCTGCAATTGTAGCATATGACTGCCACATCCATGTCAAACCGAACTGTGGATTGAACTAATAAATTACTATTTTGCAAGCTAAAGCTCCCAATGTTTGTAATTTAAATAAAGCTTCCATTCGTCAACACTCAGAGCCCAATGATCTTACTAAATTGTATTTAGCCACAATTGAATTTGATCGCTCCCATTTACATGCGGCTTATCAATTTATATATTTGCTTCCAATATCTGTTAATAGATCTTCCTTTAGATTTATGCCATCTGGTGTACGCTACATGATTGGAGGGGTTTGCATGAACGGGACCCATGATGGGAAAGGCCTGTTTAGTAAAGAGTAGGAAGCAGTTGCTCAGCCAACTAATTCTCGAGTCATTTGATACTTACATTAACATGGTTGTATTGTATCAGGAAATGAAGCTACTTGCAGAGGTGGACCAACCGGGCAGCCTGATTGATAATTATGTGACCCAGCTAAGCTTTGTGCTCTCGCGCAAGGCTGCAGGTTTGGTGAGCCTCCAGGCTCGCCTGGCAAGGTTCCAGCACCGTCTGAAGGAACAAGAGATTCTCAGTCGGAAGAAAGTTCCCCGTTAGTCTGCCGCAGACCGTGCCGTGagtctctcccttcctctctaaAGCCCCACTGGTTCTCTACTATCTTAAGGCCCTGCTTCTGGTCTCAACTGAAGTGGCTCATCGTTgatcttttttaatatttttcatgtatCTTCTAAACCGTATTGTTTGTTGCTATCAAGATTGCAATCATACATATTGAATCTCCCAATGGCGGAGATTTTTGTCAGACTTAAGGAGGCACTGATGCGTTTCTATTCTCATTTCCTCAAGTCTCTCAATCAATGTTGGAGGATGGGTTTTGGGTGTGTAGGGACTGCGGCAGGCCATCTGTAGAGGTAGGTTCAGCCATTGGAGATTTGAGTTGGGTTGGCTTTGCTATGTATTTCATTTGTATCGAGACATGGGTTCTGCAATCTGCAGATAACAATGAGGACACATCAACTTTGTTGAATTGTGACGGGAAATGATTTAACAGAACAAATCCATTTCTCcacagaaggaaaaaaagaaaagaaaagagagaatgcAATCTAGAGTCTTATTTCCAGTTATTTTCTTGTTCCTGTTTGTTTCATTATCATTTGTCCATGTATTATTTCCCTGTTATTTCATAGTAGAaggtgaaagagagagaaacatgtCAGATATGTGGAAATTACTGAAAAGGAGGGCAAGCTATTCTGTGATGGGCAGAGTATTCTGACAAGCTTTTGAGATGTTGCTTTGGTTCTCAGAACAAACACTGCCAGTTATGTTAATCGTGTAGGGGCTGGTGGATAGTGCAATCAaccgatctggactgtccattaggccCGGCCCACATTTCATACGCAGTCATGGATGATTCTAATAATCTGATCAGTGGCATATtaaatggatggcctagattgaTTTTGGAATAGGTCCGATCAACAATTTGGTAGGACCAATTATGGATTGCTCGTAGTTGTGAAGGTCAAGGCCAGGCTATCGGACACGTGAGTTGAAATTGATAGATGCTAAAAAGAAGGGCTACTTAAAGAATCAGATGGATGGAATCTTCTAgtcagtatttttttttaaaaattttttaacttaaaaataataataataaattaaattaattaatgtaTGGCATGTTGGAGCTGCACCTAATGGATAGATGAATTGATTGGATTGTTCACGTCCACATTATCCGAATGGAATCCTAAGACCATAAGATTGGGCGCATGTATACAGAACCAGCATACCATGCGTTGcgcatcaagtggaccccaccatggagcGGGCATAGATCAGTTCTTGGCTGATTCGTTTGACAACCTTCTGTTTAAATGCCTTTACATCAATGTTCCATCGATAACAGCCTGAGCAGATAAGGTGAGGTCATCTGGCCAATGGTCCAGATGGAAACATAAGTATACAAGGATTGCCTGATCACTAATCAGACAGCATTTAGGAAATGGCCAATCCACCACGGGAGGGCCAtcggatgaatggtctggatcacaacATGAGTAATCCAAAGTGCAAGGTTTCTTCCAAATACTCAAGATCAACATGCGACAGATGAGCTGAAGGAGTAATCCACAGTGGGAGGCTTCTTCCAAACACTCAACAAGATCGACCAAAACATAAGCCTGCCTCATGTTTCCACTGATATGAAAGGGGGATTTCGCATTGACTGGGCCTAGGCCCAGGAACCAGAGTGGCCACATTAACCATATGCTGTTAATATGCTTTTCATGGAAGAGGGAAAAAAACACACTTCCAACATTCTAGTGGGGTAACACTTCCAAATGGGGCCTTGCTATTCATAAATCCTAAGGTGAATCTTGATAGATATTCTCCGGTCATACTATGCACTTAGCAGCATTTAAGAATGGCAGTCATTCTCCTCACAACATGTCGCACAGCAATccaaaacatccaaattgcaGTTACCATGTAGATTGGGGTGCAGTCTAGAATCATGCTTGTGAAACGCTCGTAACCATCTAGGTAGTgtgccatcaaatgaatggtttgaagTAAAACAGTGAGAGGTCCAAATTCAGAGGGAAAATTTGGATGGCTTACATTATAATCCCAGTGCAAATTTTCAGTTAGGATCCAGATTGGATTGCTGTACCAACTATGGCCATGTGTGCAATGGTGCAAAACAAAAACTAACATGCGAGTTTAGCCCTAAAACTGATTTTCAGGCTAATCCACACAACTCAATTGAAAGCTCTGGCAGAATGGTCTTTCTTGCTTCTTTTTTTGAAACAAACATTGTGACTGGTACGTCAATGAAAAAGAACCGTATACAACCAAAAAGTTGACCACTTTGCCTCTTCAATGGCACAACAGCCTAACCAAAGAAGAGGATTCCTATTTTGCTAAGAAAAGTTTTCCCTGTTTAGCATCATGAAATCTTTTGCAGAGCTTCTGCAGAGTTGCCACCGAGTGCTGCATTGCATTCAACTTCGTGTCCATGAACATACTCTGCAAAAACATAACAGATGGTATTTTTATTGGAATATGAAATTGTAGAAATTACCTAGATGTGGTGGATGTTTGAGATAAATGCATCTCAGTACCTCATAGTCATCACCATATTTTTCAATCAATCGACTGACATAAATGGATTGCATAGTAGTCAAACGCTGCAAAGGGGCTGTTTTTCCATCCCTCCGTTTCTTCCCCAGCACTGATTTCAGATCTGAAGAGCTCAAAGCAACAACAAATGCACTGAAGTATTAGAGTTTACATGATTCCAGTTTTTCAACACAAGCAAAAACTGCTGGAACCTCTGTGGTTCTAGTCATGCTACTTCACAAGAGAAACTGCCTAAAAAGCAGTCTGGAAGCCTGCTCAAATTGGCATTGGATTACAGCTGGCAACCTGCTGGGCCTGCGGTGAGCAAAAGCTAAATTTTGAATGAGCCTGGCCCAATA from Magnolia sinica isolate HGM2019 chromosome 17, MsV1, whole genome shotgun sequence encodes the following:
- the LOC131231461 gene encoding kinesin-like protein KIN-13A, coding for MGGQMHQSNAAAAAALYDAGPASSDTGDAVMARWLQSAGLQHLASPLASTGIDHRLFPNLLMQGFGAQSAEEKQKLFKLLRNFNGESGSEPYTPTAQSSVATAAVDGFYSPELRGEFGAGLLDLHAMDDTELLSEHVMSEPFEPSPFMPPVTKGFDNDFDATTSRQQRSQADASVRLSTSEKEAGSKESNLAKIKVVVRKRPLNKKELSRKEEDIVTVYDNAYLTVHEPKLKVDLTAYVEKHEFCFDAVLDEHVSNEEVYRVTVEPIIPTIFQRTKATCFAYGQTGSGKTFTMQPLPLKASEDIVRLLHQPSYRSQRFKLWLSYFEIYGGKLFDLLSDRRKLCMREDGRQQVCIVGLQEFEVSDVQIVKEFIEKGNAARSTGSTGANEESSRSHAILQLVIKKHNEVKESRRHNDANEPKIGRVVGKISFIDLAGSERGADTTDNDRQTRIEGAEINKSLLALKECIRALDNDQIHIPFRGSKLTEVLRDSFVGNSRTVMISCISPNAGSCEHTLNTLRYADRVKSLSKSGNAKKDPVPGPTAGKESSSASLLPVSVELEDPFDQNQEVKVADPSRRVVENFSYNSTADFDRHSSSFPANYPFNGREESGATSSSLDRERVDVKNSFGGSTSNKPFSSAQNSYDTAEDEKVQKVSPPRRKVSREEKSEKQSNWTKKDGISDPPTISYKQQPMYDSSSNNVAPKQYEHEPRTSHDGEINAILEEEEALISAHRKEIEETMEIVREEMKLLAEVDQPGSLIDNYVTQLSFVLSRKAAGLVSLQARLARFQHRLKEQEILSRKKVPR